A region from the Silene latifolia isolate original U9 population chromosome 7, ASM4854445v1, whole genome shotgun sequence genome encodes:
- the LOC141591387 gene encoding uncharacterized protein LOC141591387, whose amino-acid sequence MSTKNLSSNHKSGTSYHASLDHCLYLPGLGHVAPDTYSGYGSLLDSDLDDDNEATSAFNADVNTFVPDSVIESVPDYVQKVDDVAACGRSGDLSPSSRRFNQLIERSVERQRKREEKRDVPDILVDGVVEEKLMLGESQRSADLSPKSKGFKRFCDKYLHKGKKT is encoded by the exons ATGTCTACAAAAAACTTGTCATCAAATCACAAATCTGGAACTTCTTATCATGCATCGCTTGATCATTGTTTATATTTACCAGGTTTGGGTCATGTTGCTCCTGATACATACTCGGGTTACGGGAGCCTACTTGATTCTGACCTCGACGACGATAACGAGGCTACATCGGCGTTTAACGCTGATGTAAATACTTTTGTCCCAGATTCGGTGATTGAGTCTGTCCCAGATTATGTTCAGAAAGTTGATGATGTTGCTGCATGTGGTAGATCTGGTGATTTATCACCAAGTTCGAGGAGATTCAACCAGTTGATTGAACGAAGCGTAGAGAGGCaaaggaaaagggaagaaaagagag ATGTCCCTGATATATTAGTCGATGGGGTTGTTGAGGAGAAACTCATGTTGGGGGAAAGTCAGAGATCGGCTGATTTGTCACCAAAGTCAAAGGGGTTCAAAAGATTTTGTGATAAATACTTACATAAGGGGAAAAAAACTTGA
- the LOC141593130 gene encoding uncharacterized protein LOC141593130 has product MSALRGLLQRKAFSTAILSSKTLNPTHPSPSRFFHVYVTQLQCSNEVKGHRVIAKPTWSSYIPLAPAGLLRAGISTVAEDAEEVSTKYSLPPPSPSSPLPPPSLSSPLPPPSPSSPLPPPSSSDEDLEETAEEVERRFAEEEERRFAAEEEERRFAAEEDERRFAAEEEERRFAEEEERRFAEEEESRFAEEEESRLEETAEEEEYRLGELLRSKGIPYGSYPPFRGYVKDQKIAIMFEVPSNCKVLRLIASLSSNLNSGSPMEIQSLDSTVDCQVALSLPPGQVQSGGNKDGGEESKPNDADLSVLMLHSLESPDKPKIEFLKKGSFSSTELDALVSILQIAGEKSEQNREVPSTTKKAVDKLEAMGVRVFGLDEPRVGNANEEISWDNLAGYDHQKREIEDTILMALSSPEVYNEIARGTREKFESNRPRAVLFEGPPGTGKTASARVIANQAGIPLLYLPLEAIMSKWYGESERLLGEAFSLANEIPTGAIIFLDEIDSFAGSRDDDMYEATCRILSVLLRQIDGFEQDKKVVVIGATNRKQDLDPALISRFDSIIYFGLPDQHCRQKIAAQYAKHLTVSELMEFASATESFSGREIRDVCQRVERRWASKVIRSKAASEVKDEVPLLPPLQEYIESASNRRKSLLEIEDKRNCATVGRHTQPRPLDPK; this is encoded by the exons ATGTCAGCATTAAGGGGATTACTACAAAGAAAAGCTTTCAGCACTGCAATTCTTTcttctaaaaccctaaaccctactCATCCTTCTCCATCTCGCTTCTTTCATG TCTACGTGACCCAACTTCAATGTTCAAATGAGGTTAAGGGACATCGTGTCATAGCGAAGCCCACATGGTCATCTTACATTCCACTTGCGCCAGCTGGTCTGCTTCGTGCTGGAATTTCAACTGTTGCTGAAGATGCTGAGGAG GTATCTACCAAGTATTCGTTGCCGCCACCCTCTCCGAGTTCTCCGTTGCCACCACCCTCTCTGAGTTCTCCGTTGCCGCCACCCTCTCCGAGTTCTCCGTTGCCGCCACCCTCTTCGAGCGACGAAGACCTCGAGGAGACAGCAGAAGAAGTGGAAAGGAGGTTCGCAGAAGAAGAGGAAAGGAGGTTCGCAGCAGAAGAAGAGGAAAGGAGGTTCGCAGCAGAAGAAGATGAAAGGAGGTTCGCAGCAGAAGAAGAGGAAAGGAGGTTCGCAGAAGAAGAGGAAAGGAGGTTCGCAGAAGAAGAGGAAAGTAGGTTTGCAGAAGAAGAGGAAAGTAGGTTAGAGGAGACCGCAGAAGAAGAAGAATATAGGTTAGGGGAACTGCTTAGAAGTAAAGGGATACCATATGGGTCTTATCCCCCGTTCAGAGGTTATGTGAAAGACCAAAAG ATTGCGATAATGTTCGAAGTTCCCTCTAATTGTAAGGTTCTGAGATTGATTGCTAGCCTTTCTTCAAATCTTAATAGCGGTTCACCCATGGAAATTCAATCATTGGACAG TACAGTTGATTGCCAGGTAGCGCTTAGCCTTCCACCTGGCCAAGTACAAAGTGGAGGGAATAAGGATGGTGGGGAAGAAAGTAAACCAAACGATGCTGATCTCAGTGTTCTCATGTTACACTCGTTGGAAAGCCCTGATAAGCCG AAAATTGAGTTTTTAAAGAAAGGAAGCTTCAGTTCTACTGAGCTTGATGCTCTGGTCTCCATACTACAAATAGCCGGTGAGAAATCTGAGCAGAACAGAGAAGTGCCATCTACTACGAAGAAAGCAGTGGATAAGTTGGAAGCCATGGGAGTACGTGTGTTTGGGCTTGATGAGCCCCGCGTTGGTAATGCAAATGAGGAGATATCTTGGGATAACCTTGCTGGATATGATCATCAAAAAAG GGAAATAGAAGATACAATACTAATGGCTCTGAGCAGTCCTGAAGTTTACAATGAAATTGCTCGTGGGACCCGGGAAAAATTTGAGTCTAATAGACCAAGAGCTGTGCTTTTTGAAGGCCCTCCAG GTACTGGGAAAACAGCATCTGCCCGTGTAATTGCTAATCAGGCG GGGATTCCGCTTCTGTATCTTCCACTTGAGGCTATTATGTCCAAGTGGTATGGGGAAAGTGAACGTCTCTTGGGGGAGGCTTTCTCACTTGCCAATGAGATTCCAACTGGTGCAATTATTTTCTTAGATGAG ATCGATTCTTTTGCTGGTTCACGTGATGACGACATGTACGAAGCAACATGTAGAATTTTGTCTGTGTTATTGAGACAG ATTGATGGTTTTGAGCAAGATAAAAAGGTGGTTGTGATTGGCGCAACCAACAGAAAGCAAGATCTTGATCCTGCTCTAATAAG CCGTTTCGATTCAATTATCTATTTTGGCCTCCCTGATCAGCATTGTCGGCAGAAAATAGCAGCTCAGTACGCGAAACACCTCACAGTGTCTGAATTGATGGAGTTTGCTTCGGCCACTGAAAG CTTTTCGGGAAGAGAGATTCGGGACGTATGTCAACGGGTTGAACGTCGTTGGGCATCAAAG GTCATTCGAAGCAAAGCAGCTAGTGAAGTGAAAGATGAAGTGCCTCTTCTTCCCCCACTACAAGAATATATTGAAAGTGCCTCTAATAGAAGAAAATCCCTTCTTGAGATTGAAGATAAACGCAATTGTGCCACCGTTGGCCGACATACACAGCCACGGCCGTTAGATCCGAAATGA
- the LOC141593129 gene encoding uncharacterized protein LOC141593129, protein MSALRGLLQRKTLTTAILSSKTLNPTRASPSCFYRGYATQLQCSNEVNGHCVIAKPTWSSYIPLAQAGLLRKNRGYATQSQSSNEVNSDRVISKPTWSDYIFGKKDDSESAAEVPSTNKSVASLEAMGVRVFGLHERVGSANQEISWDNLAGYDHQKREIEDTFLLPLGRPEVYDEIARGTRHKFESNRPRAVLFEGPPGTGKTASARVIANQAGFPLLYLPLDAVVSKWYGESERFLASVFSLANEIPNGAIIFLDEIDSFACARDGDMNEISRRILSVLLREIDGFHQNKKVVVIGATNRKQDLDPALISRFDSLIFFGLPDQQTRQKIAALYAKHLTVSELMEFAWATEGFSGRNIRDVCQLAERRWASKIIRSKAASEVKDEVPLPPLQEYIESAFNRRKCN, encoded by the exons ATGTCAGCATTAAGGGGATTACTACAAAGAAAAACTTTGACCACTGCAATTCTTTcttctaaaaccctaaaccctactCGTGCTTCTCCATCTTGCTTCTACCGTG GCTACGCCACCCAACTTCAATGTTCGAATGAAGTTAACGGCCATTGTGTCATAGCTAAGCCCACATGGTCATCTTACATTCCACTTGCACAAGCTGGTCTGCTTCGGAAGAACAGAG GCTACGCGACCCAAAGTCAGAGTTCGAATGAAGTTAACAGCGATCGTGTCATATCTAAGCCCACATGGTCAGATTACATTTTTGGGAAGAAAGATGATAGTGAAAGTGCTGCAGAAGTGCCATCTACAAATAAATCAGTGGCTAGTTTGGAAGCCATGGGAGTACGTGTGTTTGGGCTTCATGAGCGGGTTGGTAGTGCAAATCAGGAGATATCTTGGGATAACCTTGCTGGATATGATCATCAAAAAAG GGAAATAGAAGATACATTTCTATTGCCTCTGGGTAGGCCTGAAGTTTACGATGAAATTGCTCGTGGAACCCGGCACAAATTTGAGTCTAATAGACCGAGAGCTGTGCTTTTTGAAGGCCCTCCAG GTACTGGAAAAACAGCATCTGCCCGTGTAATTGCTAATCAGGCG GGGTTTCCGCTTCTGTATCTTCCACTTGATGCTGTTGTGTCCAAGTGGTATGGTGAAAGTGAACGTTTCTTGGCGAGTGTTTTCTCACTTGCCAACGAGATTCCAAATGGTGCAATTATTTTCTTAGATGAG ATCGATTCTTTTGCTTGTGCACGTGATGGGGACATGAACGAAATATCACGTAGAATTTTGTCTGTGTTATTGAGAGAG ATTGATGGTTTTCACCAGAATAAAAAGGTGGTTGTGATTGGCGCAACCAACAGAAAGCAAGATCTTGATCCTGCTCTAATAAG CCGTTTCGATTCACTTATCTTTTTTGGCCTCCCTGATCAGCAAACTCGGCAGAAAATAGCAGCTCTGTACGCGAAACACCTCACAGTGTCTGAATTGATGGAGTTTGCTTGGGCCACTGAAGG CTTTTCGGGAAGAAATATTCGGGACGTATGTCAACTGGCTGAACGTCGTTGGGCATCAAAG ATCATTCGAAGTAAAGCTGCTAGTGAAGTGAAAGATGAAGTGCCTCTTCCCCCACTACAAGAATACATTGAAAGTGCTTTTAATAGAAGAAAATGCAATTGA
- the LOC141593131 gene encoding plant UBX domain-containing protein 4-like, producing MASKDKKPARSTSGGGRHAGGIRTLADLNRHSGHDSDSDSDTAPQEYYTGGEKSGMLVQGPPKGNDVDEIFNQARELGAVEGPLDNLGPSSSRSFTGAARMLSGDAVPAASHPPEPIVHNIIFWRNGFTIDDGPIRSLDDPQNATLLESIRKSECPQELTPADRGTPVHVNLIRREESCPEPEKRTVAFQGVGRTLGGTSSSTGSEQTGPAPMNSTPIPSVRLVVDQDQPSTSIQLRLADGTRVVAHFNYHHTVNDIRAFIDSSRPGGSRAYQLQTVGFPPKPLTDLNQTIEQAGLANSVVIQKL from the exons ATGGCTTCAAAAGACAAGAAACCCGCGAGATCAACAAGCGGTGGTGGTAGACACGCTGGTGGGATTCGAACCTTGGCCGACTTGAATCGTCATTCGGGTCATGACTCCGATAGTGACTCTGATACTGCTCCTCAAGAGTACTACACTGGCGGTGAAAAAAG CGGAATGCTAGTTCAGGGCCCTCCAAAAGGTAATGATGTGGATGAAATTTTCAATCAAGCAAGGGAGTTGGGTGCTGTTGAAGGGCCTCTTGATAATCTTGGCCCATCGAGCTCAAGAAGTTTCACTGGTGCTGCCAGAATGCTGTCTGGGGATGCAGTTCCTGCAGCTTCTCACCCACCCGAGCCTATCGTCCACAACATTATTTTCTGGCGCAATGGGTTCACCATTGATGATGGCCCGATAAGGAGTTTAGATGACCCTCAGAATGCAACCTTGTTAGAG AGCATCCGAAAGTCGGAGTGCCCACAAGAACTTACACCTGCAGATAGGGGGACTCCCGTGCATGTCAATCTCATCAGAAGGGAGGAGAGTTGTCCT GAACCTGAGAAGCGTACTGTTGCGTTTCAAGGAGTCGGAAGGACTCTTGGTGGTACCAGTTCATCCACGGGATCCGAACAAACCGGCCCTGCTCCTATGAACTCCACCCCTATTCCTTCTGTGCGTTTGGTCGTCGATCAGGACCAACCATCGACTTCTATCCAGCTCAGATTGGCAGATGGGACCCGCGTGGTGGCTCACTTTAACTACCACCACACTGTTAATGATATCAGAGCCTTCATTGATTCCTCAAGACCTGGGGGTAGCAGGGCGTACCAGCTCCAGACCGTCGGATTTCCTCCTAAGCCACTCACTGATCTCAACCAGACGATAGAGCAAGCCGGGCTCGCTAATTCAGTCGTCATTCAGAAACTATAG
- the LOC141590807 gene encoding protein FAR1-RELATED SEQUENCE 5-like: protein MSDLDSTESWEDFGENPIDYNPLFETTIDFETRDDAFNWAQKIAFENGFALVKANNGAKSRKKNGLLASYFRCKRHGKPKETEDLEKPRRSQKCSCKFRIRAVQNFVSKNDKETVVWNIVTSEGAGVHNHNVTVYKDGDRHFARLDAEEKAYVRQQTLAGVQPRDIKNGLHLRSPDKPQPSSTQLYNETRKIKKEEMGERNTAQQMLALAVAAKYVHFYEISSEESKELTHIFMAHPEAIKLFRAYPYVVLMDSTYKTNLYQNPLIEMVGVTPTGSSFLIACAMIPKENDVNYQWLLRKLAAILDATGVASPVCICHRGNWV, encoded by the exons atgtCGGATCTCGATTCAACG GAATCGTGGGAGGATTTTGGCGAGAATCCAAttgattacaacccgttgttcgaGACTACTATAGATTTCGAAACGCGTGACGATGCTTTCAATTGGGCTCAGAAAATCGCATTCGAGAATGGGtttgctttggttaaagcaaataaCGGAGCTAAAAGTAGGAAAAAGAACGGGTTGTTGGCAAGTTATTTTCGATGTAAAAGACATGGTAAACCAAAAGAAACGGAAGATCTTGAAAAGCCAAGGAGGTCGCAGAAGTGTTCATGCAAGTTTCGTATTCGTGCCGTTCAAAATTTCGTGTCTAAAAATGATAAGGAGACGGTGGTGTGGAACATTGTAACCTCCGAGGGTGCTGGAGTACACAACCACAACGTAACCGTTTATAAGGACGGGGATCGTCACTTTGCGAGATTGGACGCGGAAGAGAAGGCATATGTTAGGCAACAAACATTGGCCGGGGTTCAACCGAGGGATATTAAAAATGGTCTTCATTTGAGATCCCCCGATAAACCTCAACCGTCAAGCACCCAACTGTATAATGAAACAAGGAAAATTAAGAAAGAAGAAATGGGTGAAAGAAACACCGCTCAGCAAATGTTGGCTCTAGCGGTGGCAGCGAAATACGTCCACTTCTACGAGATTTCTTCCGAGGAGTCAAAAGAGTTGACTCACATTTTCATGGCTCATCctgaagcgattaagttgttcCGGGCTTATCCTTATGTGGTCCTCATGGATTCGACTTATAAAACCAACCTTTACCAGAATCCACTCATTGAGATGGTTGGTGTGACACCCACAGGATCGTCCTTCTTAATTGCATGTGCGATGATTCCTAAGGAGAATGACGTGAATTACCAGTGGCTGTTGAGAAAGTTAGCTGCGATTTTAGATGCCACCGGAGTTGCGTCCCCTGTTTGTATTTGTCACCGAGGGAATTGGGTTTGA